In Apium graveolens cultivar Ventura chromosome 10, ASM990537v1, whole genome shotgun sequence, the following are encoded in one genomic region:
- the LOC141691546 gene encoding F-box protein At2g27310-like gives MSSSVPSAATVEGNADALTEIHRDIIETHILAKLDPQSLFTTSCVSSKLHEICQGENLWKQICKSIWPSTNNPSIADIISSFPSGHRSFFTDSFPTLHHNFFTDGHRKTTELVSAVDIHYQNKPLFAKIISSNTDSEAFLDAPFWIDLLENETLKLPGKFDTEDETFLSRLGKDLNVSWILIDPSERMAANMSSLRAVLVRQHWVTGDIKIRYVKVLAGGRKGKANELVQCKIEVECVRRVENGELHVGQVSLKIEDMDKKYLSGRDSLVILQDAMESGERKKGREGEEKEMYEKYLGKRRERREKLQKIERRLEMVDRATRISISLAMLFLLFGSLVS, from the coding sequence ATGTCCTCCTCAGTTCCCTCCGCCGCCACGGTGGAAGGTAACGCCGATGCATTAACCGAAATTCATCGCGACATTATCGAAACACATATTTTGGCAAAGCTAGATCCTCAAAGTTTGTTCACCACAAGTTGCGTGTCATCGAAATTACATGAAATTTGCCAAGGCGAAAATTTATGGAAACAAATTTGTAAGTCCATTTGGCCTTCTACAAACAACCCTAGTATAGCCGATATTATTTCAAGTTTTCCGTCCGGTCATCGGTCATTTTTCACAGACTCATTTCCTACTCTTCACCATAATTTCTTCACTGATGGTCATCGAAAGACAACAGAATTGGTATCAGCTGTTGATATACATTACCAAAATAAACCGCTTTTCGCGAAAATTATATCATCGAATACTGATTCAGAGGCTTTTCTTGATGCACCATTTTGGATTGACCTATTGGAAAACGAAACACTGAAGTTGCCAGGAAAATTCGACACCGAAGACGAAACGTTCTTGTCACGTCTAGGAAAAGACTTGAACGTGAGCTGGATTTTGATCGATCCGAGCGAGAGAATGGCCGCGAACATGTCGAGTTTACGGGCAGTTCTCGTGAGGCAGCATTGGGTGACAGGAGATATTAAAATTCGGTACGTGAAAGTGCTTGCGGGCGGGCGAAAAGGGAAGGCAAATGAATTGGTGCAGTGCAAGATAGAGGTGGAATGTGTGAGGAGAGTAGAGAACGGTGAGTTGCATGTAGGGCAAGTGAGTTTAAAAATAGAGGACATGGATAAGAAGTATTTGAGTGGGAGGGATAGTTTGGTAATTTTGCAAGATGCAATGGAGAGTGGAGAGAGGAAGAAAGGGAGAGAAGGAGAGGAGAAAGAGATGTACGAGAAGTATTTGGGaaagaggagggagagaagagagAAGTTGCAGAAGATTGAGAGGAGATTGGAAATGGTTGATAGGGCCACTAGGATTTCGATTTCATTGGCTATGTTGTTCTTGCTTTTCGGGAGTTTAGTTTCTTGA
- the LOC141689490 gene encoding cytochrome P450 94A2-like, whose protein sequence is MMSTSTNSGNLPPSYPLIGSLAAILANRDRPIQWTSDILLASPSSTFILQRPFGEESVLTSNPINVKHMLETNFSVYQKGETFRNTLSDLFGDGMFLSDGKKWKSQRQAMSHAFDSEAFFRYYQTLVSTELNEQLLPILSSAAANKTILDLQDILERFGLDTTCQVACGYDAKSLVPSLPHSEIKLAFHDSLQIVNQRLAEISPLVWKTKKLLNIGSEKQLREGITRIRNLIKERVTNKIDEYNKNNSLKSLDFLSLLIMSGQSDKIFLEDSVINFILAGMESTSAVLTWYFWLLSNNPDVENRILEEIKICSELNTNLVYTYASIYESMRLYPSVPVDSREAIEDDEFPDGTRVKKGSRVSYHNYAMGRSENLWGADWPSFNPDRWLAKNEDTGKVTLILRDSFIYPEFHAGPRACMGKDMAVWKMMTVASGILQQFHVASALEEGVEPHYISFFNSKMEGGFPVNVKERA, encoded by the coding sequence ATGATGTCGACTTCTACAAACTCCGGTAATCTTCCACCATCGTATCCTTTAATCGGCTCTCTTGCTGCAATCTTAGCAAATCGAGATCGACCAATCCAATGGACATCGGATATACTACTAGCTTCACCCTCTTCAACTTTCATCCTTCAGCGTCCATTTGGCGAAGAGAGTGTCTTGACATCAAACCCCATCAATGTCAAGCACATGTTAGAGACCAACTTCAGTGTCTACCAGAAAGGTGAAACTTTTCGAAATACTTTGTCGGACTTATTTGGAGATGGCATGTTCCTGTCGGATGGCAAAAAATGGAAGTCTCAAAGACAAGCTATGAGCCATGCATTCGACAGTGAAGCATTTTTCCGTTACTATCAAACTTTAGTTTCTACTGAGCTAAATGAGCAACTCCTTCCTATCTTATCCTCTGCAGCTGCCAATAAAACAATTCTCGATCTTCAAGACATTCTTGAAAGATTTGGGTTGGACACTACATGCCAGGTTGCATGTGGATATGATGCTAAGTCATTAGTACCTTCACTACCACACTCTGAGATAAAACTGGCATTTCATGATTCTCTACAGATTGTCAATCAAAGACTTGCTGAAATTTCACCTCTAGTTTGGAAAACTAAGAAGCTACTGAATATTGGATCTGAGAAGCAGCTCCGAGAAGGGATTACGAGGATCAGAAATCTCATCAAAGAAAGAGTCACAAACAAGATAGACGAATATAACAAGAACAACTCATTGAAGTCCCTTGATTTCTTATCCTTGTTAATAATGTCTGGTCAATCTGATAAAATATTTCTCGAGGACTCAGTTATCAACTTCATTCTTGCTGGTATGGAGTCAACATCAGCTGTATTAACATGGTATTTCTGGTTACTATCTAACAACCCAGATGTGGAGAACAGGATTCTGGAAGAAATTAAAATATGTTCAGAACTTAATACCAACTTGGTTTACACGTATGCTTCAATTTACGAAAGCATGAGGCTCTATCCCTCCGTTCCTGTGGACTCCAGAGAAGCCATAGAAGATGATGAATTCCCTGATGGTACGAGGGTCAAGAAAGGCTCGAGGGTAAGTTATCATAATTATGCAATGGGAAGGTCAGAAAATTTGTGGGGAGCCGATTGGCCATCTTTCAATCCTGACCGATGGTTAGCTAAAAATGAGGATACCGGGAAAGTGACCTTGATACTAAGAGACTCATTTATCTACCCAGAATTCCACGCAGGGCCTAGGGCTTGTATGGGAAAGGACATGGCTGTCTGGAAGATGATGACTGTGGCATCTGGTATTCTACAGCAGTTTCATGTAGCGTCAGCCCTAGAGGAAGGAGTGGAACCTCATTATATTTCTTTCTTCAATTCCAAGATGGAAGGAGGTTTTCCAGTGAATGTTAAAGAAAGGGCTTAG
- the LOC141689489 gene encoding OVARIAN TUMOR DOMAIN-containing deubiquitinating enzyme 6, producing the protein MTRILVQRGSNKGDRAGPSSSGPSQPASGTSEVEIVEEVQEKDLSEEFSGIGSGDDSRVVQRDDLSGLGEKDDDDVIDKEKAGEDFVRDSTQRSGGLRTVEEERQTGTGMGCSYPPPPPVPPPKPFSGNVNPRRFSSGSSNAARSGSSRRPTAWPVVPTRTSPTGSRPTSPRSHCENEGYNSADEQSPRFGSSYSDAEREHQFEIDLRRTTGLEVKRMLEDGNCLFRAVADQVYGDIELYDLVRQMCIDYMERERDHFSQFITEGFISYCKRKRRDKVYGNNMEIQAFCEMYNRPIHIYSYSTEPINIFQGSYNTDTPPIRLSFHHGNHYNSLVDPRRVTVGAGLGFSSLRGSNVDKDQVSAAIKAQQEQQIDNALLAEGRFYSDLELTEKEMERMVMEASRAEYLADDKFKQLGRRESSTSAAGAEPSSSGARPSGSKTNAEGGKEHGLPTTVLSNSMQMVLAMGFSYLQAIEAHSIFGDDVDSMVCYLLETSSSNRRKGKACEQT; encoded by the exons ATGACTCGGATTTTGGTTCAGAGAGGTTCTAATAAGGGTGATAGGGCTGGCCCGTCTTCTTCTGGTCCTTCACAGCCTGCAAGTGGTACTTCGGAAGTGGAAATTGTTGAAGAAGTTCAAGAAAAGGATCTTTCTGAGGAGTTTTCTGGAATAGGGAGTGGAGATGATAGTAGGGTTGTACAAAGGGATGATCTTTCAGGGCTGGGTGAGAAGGATGATGATGATGTTATTGATAAAGAGAAGGCGGGGGAGGATTTTGTTCGGGACTCGACGCAACGAAGTGGTGGATTGAGGACTGTGGAGGAGGAAAGGCAGACAGGGACAGGGATGGGATGTTCGTACCCACCTCCTCCTCCAGTGCCACCGCCTAAGCCTTTTTCTGGAAATGTCAATCCGAGGAGGTTTTCGTCGGGTAGTTCAAATGCTGCGAGGAGTGGATCGTCTAGGAGACCGACAGCATGGCCAGTTGTTCCAACCAGGACCTCACCAACAGGATCTCGGCCTACTTCTCCTAGGTCTCATTGTGAGAATGAGGGGTATAATAGTGCTGATGAACAGAGTCCGCGCTTCGGATCCTCTTACAGTGATGCA GAGAGAGAACACCAGTTTGAGATTGATTTAAGACGTACAACAGGTCTAGAAGTGAAAAGAATGTTAGAGGATGGCAACTGCCTCTTTCGGGCTGTTGCAGATCAAGTTTACGGTGATATTGAATTGTATGATCTAGTCAGACAAATGTGCATTGATTATATG GAGAGGGAAAGAGATCACTTTTCTCAATTTATAACGGAAGGTTTTATTTCTTATTGCAAGAGAAAGAGAAGGGACAAG GTTTATGGAAACAATATGGAAATTCAAGCTTTTTGTGAGATGTATAATCGGCCTATTCACATCTATTCTTATAGCACAG AACCTATCAACATATTTCAAGGAAGCTATAATACTGACACACCTCCTATAAGACTAAGCTTCCATCACGGGAATCATTACAATTCACTTGTTGATCCACGACGAGTAACAGTTGGTGCTGGACTTGGATTTAGTAGTCTACGAGGA TCAAATGTTGATAAGGATCAGGTATCTGCGGCAATAAAAGCTCAGCAAGAACAGCAGATTGATAAT GCACTGCTAGCGGAGGGACGCTTCTACTCAGATCTGGAGCTAACTGAAAAAGAAATGGAACGCATGGTGATGGAAGCTTCTAGGGCTGAGTATCTTGCCGATGACAAGTTTAAGCAACTTGGACGAAGAGAGTCCTCTACTTCTGCTGCTGGTGCCGAACCATCATCATCCGGTGCTA GGCCATCTGGGAGCAAAACCAATGCTGAAGGTGGGAAGGAGCATGGATTACCGACTACTGTACTGAGCAACAGCATGCAGATGGTACTAGCTATGGGTTTCAGCTATCTTCAAGCAATCGAGGCTCACAGCATTTTCGGGGATGATGTTGATTCCATGGTATGTTATTTATTGGAGACCAGCAGTAGCAACAGGCGGAAGGGCAAAGCATGTGAACAAACTTGA